A part of Desulfovibrio legallii genomic DNA contains:
- the pdxT gene encoding pyridoxal 5'-phosphate synthase glutaminase subunit PdxT, whose product MVAVAGLCVGVLALQGAFREHGDALTRLGATVREVRQLKDLDGLDAIVLPGGESTVMGKLLQEWSMLEPLRQRILAGMPVYGSCAGLILLCTDVEGSDQPRLGVLDATVRRNAFGRQVDSFETDLTLPDLGAEPVHAVFIRAPVLTRVGPDVRVLAQVGSQAVAVRQNNVLGTSFHPELTDDPRLHQYFLTMCS is encoded by the coding sequence CTGGTAGCCGTGGCCGGGCTTTGCGTGGGCGTGCTGGCCCTGCAGGGAGCCTTTCGCGAGCATGGGGACGCCTTGACCCGTCTGGGCGCCACAGTCCGCGAGGTGCGCCAGCTCAAGGATCTGGACGGGCTGGACGCCATTGTCCTGCCTGGCGGCGAAAGTACGGTTATGGGCAAGCTGCTGCAGGAATGGAGCATGCTGGAACCCCTGCGTCAACGCATCCTGGCGGGCATGCCCGTCTACGGCAGCTGCGCCGGCCTCATCCTGCTTTGTACGGATGTCGAAGGTTCGGACCAGCCCCGCCTGGGCGTGCTGGACGCCACCGTGCGGCGCAATGCCTTTGGCCGCCAGGTGGACAGCTTTGAAACGGACCTGACCCTGCCCGACCTGGGGGCGGAACCTGTGCACGCCGTGTTCATCCGCGCGCCCGTGCTCACCCGCGTGGGGCCGGACGTGCGCGTGCTGGCTCAAGTGGGCAGCCAGGCCGTGGCCGTACGTCAGAACAATGTGCTGGGCACCTCCTTCCACCCTGAGCTCACCGACGATCCTCGCCTGCACCAGTACTTCCTTACCATGTGCAGTTAG